In the Helianthus annuus cultivar XRQ/B chromosome 11, HanXRQr2.0-SUNRISE, whole genome shotgun sequence genome, one interval contains:
- the LOC118483884 gene encoding uncharacterized protein LOC118483884, with protein sequence MCYLFIFEPPFFFGLVDITYHLSSCAVMGLKEALRLKSFDSKELDVRATKTPKGDTPYLQLVQQNLYPIREPEAPGGQGASGSAPIVSPVAQIQAMVTADDAGGRKAGSSMTRGSGSKIIIEDEGIHLSVGDTETHASGEKGGNDRNEDGDVGGDGGDEGEQPQIVLKRKRAAPTKTDPKARQPKRTKADFKTVTLDDDDQVTEFSTAGGVLENLDAHLHEGRTPRDHPLQTPVSPLSFGKGGVKVVTDLRTSDPKKIVPSPSGKFTTGVASNVSRPSSSPFDGGDSASSSPLWYVTEAVFLSRELGSGDFEGADAAHALEKYVPEWSLVNKDRIVDALSAKMSLFHLGTPAEHSHYRKMSGPELGNTLMLNQAQSNSLVVETYKRWVESESLCHKLKREIAHLKGEGDVRSKTKQELVSLRSQVDRLKGQVSEAKEVTKSSQASAAAAHEARDKALQDLETFKSKFADLEKKLTGVEMQHAAELKEMQTSHDQLLADYHRLVDAKDEIERAREREMESHKTTIDEARGMLIRCERDMIEAYAQLSELKLTKKWFLTDGVAWVVKLVHQSPELEKVVADLVNSVNAVGANEWIKQGFKAAQDLVGSAEEVPGYDAGAQSALDAAVKAFDELNISVLDKVADLIDEPLPVIQQRSKLPIVGDDDDIVQV encoded by the exons ATGTGCTACTTATTTATCTTCGAACCCCCTTTTTTTTTTGGGTTGGTAGATATTACTTATCATTTGTCTTCTTGTGCAGTTATGGGTTTGAAGGAGGCGCTACGGTTGAagtccttcgattcgaaggagcTGGATGTTCGTGCTACCAAGACTCCGAAGGGTGATACCCCGTATTTGCAACTTGTGCAACAGAATCTTTATCCAATTCGTGAGCCGGAGGCTCCTGGTGGTCAAGGTGCTTCGGGTTCGGCCCCTATTGTGTCGCCAGTCGCTCAGATTCAGGCGATGGTTACGGCGGATGATGCTGGGGGTCGGAAAGCTGGTTCGTCGATGACGAGGGGTTCCGGTTCTAAAATTATTATCGAGGATGAGGGGATCCATCTTTCTGTCGGAGATACCGAGACGCATGCTAGTGGTGAGAAAGGGGGTAATGATCGGAACGAAGATGGGGACGTCGGGGGGGATGGTGGAGATGAAGGTGAACAGCCTCAGATTGTTTTGAAGAGAAAACGGGCTGCTCCCACTAAAACTGACCCAAAGGCCAGGCAGCCGAAAAGGACGAAGGCAGATTTTAAAACAGTTACACTCGATGATGACGATCAAGTTACCGAATTCTCTACCGCTGGAGGTGTATTAGAAAACTTGGATGCTCATCTCCATGAGGGCCGCACCCCGCGGGATCATCCGCTGCAAACTCCTGTGAGCCCGTTGTCCTTTGGTAAGGGTGGTGTTAAGGTTGTTACGGACTTGCGCACATCCGATCCCAAGAAAATCGTGCCTTCTCCTTCGGGTAAGTTTACTACGGGAGTTGCGTCTAATGTGTCTAGGCCAAGCTCTTCGCCGTTTGATGGTGGGGACAGTGCTTCTTCCTCCCCTCTATGGTATGTCACTGAGGCTGTGTTCTTGTCTCGGGAATTAGGTTCGGGTGATTTTGAAGGTGCGGATGCGGCTCATGCTTTGGAGAAGTATGTGCCGGAATGGTCGCTGGTGAATAAAGACAGGATCGTGGATGCCCTTTCGGCCAAGATGTCTTTGTTTCATCTAGGAACTCCTGCGGAACATTCCCATTACCGCAAGATGAGTGGACCGGAGCTTGGAAATACCTTGATGCTGAATCAAGCTCAGTCGAACTCTCTGGTGGTGGAGACGTACAAACGTTGGGTCGAGTCGGAGTCATTGTGCCACAAGCTTAAACGCGAGATTGCTCATTTGAAAGGCGAGGGTGATGTCCGATCTAAAACGAAACAGGAGCTAGTGTCCCTGCGATCCCAAGTTGATCGACTGAAAGGGCAGGTATCGGAAGCCAAAGAAGTTACCAAGTCTTCTCAAGCTTCGGCCGCTGCAGCCCATGAAGCTCGTGACAAAGCTCTTCAAGATTTGGAGACTTTTAAGTCGAAATTTGCTGATTTGGAGAAAAAATTAACCGGTGTAGAGATGCAGCATGCCGCCGAGCTGAAGGAGATGCAGACATCTCATGATCAACTTCTGGCTGATTACCATCGCTTAGTTGATG CTAAAGACGAAATAGAGAGAGCTCGTGAAAGGGAGATGGAGTCGCATAAGACAACGATTGATGAAGCAAGAGGGATGTTGATTCGGTGCGAGCGTGATATGATTGAGGCATACGCGCAATTATCGGAGCTAAAACTCACTAAGAAATGGTTTTTGACCGATGGGGTTGCATGGGTTGTGAAGTTGGTGCATCAAAGCCCTGAATTGGAGAAGGTGGTTGCTGACCTGGTCAACAGTGTTAATGCGGTTGGGGCGAATGAATGGATAAAACAGGGTTTTAAGGCCGCGCAGGATCTGGTTGGTTCTGCGGAAGAGGTTCCAGGTTATGATGCCGGAGCTCAGAGTGCCCTGGACGCTGCGGTAAAAGCTTTTGATGAGCTTAATATCTCCGTTCTTGACAAGGTAGCTGATTTGATAGACGAGCCCCTACCGGTTATTCAACAAAGAAGCAAACTTCCCATTGTTGGGGATGATGATGACATAGTTCAAGTTTAA